The window AGGGCGTTCGGGGAAGGGTGGGCTGTGGGGAGCCTGGGTCACTGAGCTGACCCCAGGGAGGGCGCAGCCGCCGTGGGTATTTTGGGGTGACACcctgctcttcctcttccagatTTCTCTGACAGCATCAGCAAGACCAGGACAACGGGCTACGAGTCCGGGGAGTATGAAATTGTGAGTCCAGAGCGCATGGGGGTGTGAGCCACCCCAGCGCACGGTCCCTCGTCCCCGCTCACCCCACAGCGACGTCCCTGCCCAGGGCCGCAAATCCCACAGAACCACAGGAGagtggaggtgggaagggacctctggaggtcacctggtccaaccccccggctcaagcagggccacccagagctggttgcccaggaccgtgtccagatggcttctgaatagcTCCAAGGACGGAGGctccaccatctctctgggcaacctgtgcctgtgcttggtcaccctcacactAAACAAGTGTTGCCTGATGTTCAGGGGGAGCCTCCTGCACTTCAGTGTGTGGCCGtggcctctggtcctggcactgggcaccactgagaagagccggGCTCCGTCCTCTtggcaccctcccttcaggtattgataagatccccccagagccttctcttggCCAGCGTGAACAGTCCcggctctctcagcccttcccaTTAGGAGAGATGTTCCCGCCCCGTCagcatcttggtggccctttgttggactctctccagtatgtccatgtctctcttgtactggggagcccagcactggacaccacgtgccaggtgtggcctcaccagcgccgaggagaggggaaggatcacctccctcaaccacCACACTCCTCATGCTGCCCAGGACACCGTTAGCCGCCTTTGCCGGATCGTGTTTagcctggtgtccaccaggagccctgGGGCCTTTTCCAcggagctgctttccagctggctggcCCCCAGCTTATCCTGGTGCcgggggttgttcctccccaggagcaggactttgcacttccccttgtggaactccatgaggttcctgttggcccatttctccggcctgtccgggtccctctggacggcagcacgaccctctggcgtctcggccactcctcccagtgtggcgtcatctgcagacttgctgaggggtCGCCcagccccatcatccagatcgttaatgaagatgttaaagagGATCGGACCCAGCATGGACCCCTGGCGTACACCGGtcgttactggcctccaactagactttgggCCGATGATCTCCACCCTCCGGGCTTCGCTGTTCGGCCAGTTTCAGTCCACCTCgctgcctgctcctccagcccagacTGCAACAGCTTCTCTtggaggatcttatgggagacagtgtgaaaggctttcctgaagtccaggtagacggCGCCCACTGCTCTCTCCTTGTCTACCAGGCCAGTCGtttcattgtagaagtttatcgagttggtcaagcatgacttccccttggtgaagccatgctgatttctcttgatggttttttttgtcgttcatgtgcctggaagtggttccctgggtcctccttcttgacCTGCTCGAAGATGGGGCTGGCACtcgctttcctccagtcctctgGCACTTCTCCCAGCCACCGTGACCCATCAAAGATTtttgagagtggccttgcaatgccATCAGCCAGATCcctcagaatatttttctcctggCAATTCTTCCAGTCCAACACTTCCTGTAGGGACACCTCCTGCCCCCAGGCTGTGTAAAGGGGGTGAtcgctggggaggagcagggcagcagcagggccctgCCTTGTGCATCTCCCATCAGCCAGATCCCTCAGCACTCACGGGTGCATCCCCTCTGCCCATGCACTTGGGTATGTCCAGTTTCCTTAAGAATTGGACCCCGGGTCCCCCACCTCATTCAGCAGCGGGCCCCCGTTTCCCCTCGCCATCCGTCTGTCACCTGGGTGCTCGCAGAAGCCCTTCTTGTCGCCTTGGACATCCCTGGCCAGGTTGAgttccagctgggctttggctttcctaacctcatccctGGCTGCGCAGGCagtgcctctctcctcctcccaggttccctgtccctgctccaggctctgcctcCTTCCGTTCTGTGCCCGGGCTTGGCCAGGAGCTCCTGTTCACCCAGGCAGCCTCGCGGCTTTTTTGCCCGACTGCCCACTCACTGGGATGGAGCGCTCTGGAGCtcggaggaggtgatccttcaacgtgaaccagctttcttgggcccctcttccctccattGCCTGATCCCaggggactcttccaagcagaccTTTGAAGAGGCCAGAGTCGgctcccctccagcccagggctgtgagccccctcctcccctccctcagcaTCCTCAACTCCACCATCTCACggttgctgcagcccaggctgcctttgaCCTCCACATCCCCAACGAGCCCCTCCTCGTTGGTGAAGACGAGCTCCGGTGGAGcccctctcctcgttggctcctgcGTCACTTGGGGGACGACGTGGTCGTCGATGCACTTAGGAGCCTCCTGGGCTGCGTATGTCCCGccgtgttgtccctccagcaggtCTCTCTGCAGTCCCCCTTGAGGACCAGGTtcctgtgaacatgaggctgctcctaccTGTCTGTCGAGGGCCTCCCCCACTTGTTCTCCCTGCTCAATcccttttcttgcctttctgcGCAGGTATGGGCGGGCACCCAGGGGAGTCGGGTACCAGCGTCCcagccaccgccccccgccctgGGTGCCTGGTGCCGCAGGCAGGCCGTGAGCACCCGCCTGACCCTCTCCTGTTCCTCTCTCTGCAGCTCGGCGAGGGTCTTGGTGCCAAAGAGACGCCCCAGCAGCGGTACCAGCGGCTGCAGCACGAGGTGCAGGAGCTGGTTAGGGAGGTGGAGCAGATCCAGGTGAGCACCACCCCTGCttggggagcggcggggaggctgtcccaggggggTGTCACGGCCACCTTTCCTCCCCCGCCCAGAGCATGGTGAAGGAgtcggcggcggaggaggagctGACGCCCATGGCCTTGGCCAGGCAGGTCGAGGgcctgaagcagcagctggtctCCAGCCACCTGGAGAAGCTGCTGGGCCCCGCCGCAGCCATAGACTTTGCAGACCCCGACGGCGCCCTGGCCAAGTGAGTGGGGTCCCCGGACCCCGGGGCCGCAGCTCGCGGAGCGGGGGGAGGATGCCAGTGTCCCCGCGGGGTGGTGCTGGGCCCCGTGCCCACCTGTTCCCCCTGCCCAGGcgcctgctgcagcagctggaggtggcGAAGTGCAGCAGGGCGGCGCCGGGGAAGAGCCCCGCCAGAGCCCCGGCGCCCACCGGAGACGCCGTCACCTTCGAGCTGTACTGGAGGCCGGAGCAGGAGCAGTTTGCCCAGACCGCCAAGGTGAGCGTGGGGAAGGGGGACGCTGTGCCTGACCCCAAAATGGGGTGTCCTGCCGTCTCACCCGCCTCATCTCCCCGCAGATGGCGGAGCTGGAGAAGCGGCTGGCGCAGCTGGAGGCCACGGTGCGGTGCGAGCCCGACAGccaggtgaggggccgggggctcctgCCCCGCCACTCTCCTGCCCCGCCActctcctgccccccagccctccccactgATGCAATTTCCTTCCCCACAGAACCCGCTGTTGGTCGGGCTGAAGGGCACCAGCCTCGTGGTGAGTcggcagggggtggggggcatgCAGGcaccctttccccccaccccgtgcccatAGCACTTGGGGTGGGCAGTCCCAGGGTGCTGCCGTGTCCCCCCTCaccctgctctccttccccaggagaCCGTGCAGGTCCTGCAGGCCAAGGTCAGCATCCTGGACGTGGCCGTGCTGGACCAAGTGGAGGCCCGGCTGCAGGTGAgggaggacagagggagggaACTGCACGGTGGGTGTCACGGGGCCGTGGGAGAGCCACGGGATGGCACTGGCCAAGGCCGTGAACTTGGGGGTGTGCGCTGCTGGGTTTGGGGTCTCACatccgctcccccctccccagagcgTCCTGGGGAAGGTGAATGAAATTGCCAAGCACAAGGCAGCCGTGCAAGATGCCGACACCCAGAGCAAGGTAAGAGCTGGTGTGGAGGGCCCCCCAAAGGCAACCCCGGCATGGTGGGGGATATATGGAGGCCCCCCTCCGGGCTCTGCTGACCCCCCGCTTCTTACCCTGTCCCATCCCCCAGATCCACCAGATCTACGAGACGATGCAGCGCTGGGACCCCGTGGCCAGCACCCTGCCTGACGTTGTGCAGAGGCTGGTGACCCTCAGGGACCTGCACGAGCAAggtgaggggctggaggggacgcTGGGGACAGTGGCATGGTGTGACCGGGGGCATCTCGGCGGGGCAGggggccctgctccccccccccagtgctgagctttctcctccctcccagccacaCGGTTCGGGCAGGTCCTCATGCACTTGGACACCACGCAGCAGGAGATAGCTGGTGCTCTCAAGGACAACACCGTGCTGCTGGCGGAGGTGGGTCCCACCGACACCCACTGGGGTGGCGTGGGGTCCCCAGCCTGCCCCCCtgctcaccccctgccccactcACCCCCCCCAGGTCCAGAAGACAATGAAGGAAAACCTGGCCGTTGTGGAGGACAACTTTGCGGACATAGACGCCCGCATCAAGCGGCTGCAGAAGTGAGAGCAccctggagacccccccgccccgcgcatccctgcccctccccgggcccTGCGACCCCCTGGGAATCGCTCCCTCCCCCCGCAGGTACCAGCCCCTGCTTGTCCatcccctggctctgccccctgCACagcacgggggggggaggggtcctccccacccctccattcCCACCTCGGGGGGGCTGTCTCCGTACCCCCCCGATTTACCCCAGTAAACGGCTCAGCTCAAAGTCCATCCGTGTCGGCATCTCCTTCGGGCGCTGGGGCACGAGCGGGGCCCAGCCCCCGGCTGTTAAATGCATCTTGTCCCGGtgcagacccccccacccccccgcagcctcctcgTCGCACTAACGCCAATCGCTCTGTCGGAAAGCTGCCACCCACGGGGGGGACGTCTCCTCGTCGCcacccgtggggcgggggggagggtgtgtgtgtggggatggggatgagcccGAGTGGGTGGGgacggcccggggcaggggcgcgTGGCCCCCCCAGGCTGGCGGAGATGATTATTGCTGGTAccgggggatgggaagggggggaaccTCGGTCTTGGTGCGGGAGAACCTGGCGCTAAACTAACCCCGAGTGGATCCGGGCGTGGGGCCGCGACACCCCCCAAGCCTGAGGTAatggggggcagcgggaccccccggcttGGGGAGCGGGCACTGGGGCTGGACCCCCCGGCTGCGTCCCCTAGCACCAATGCTGTCCCCCCAGCGCAGGGGCTTCCCTGGGGTGGGGGCCCCACTGGCAACGGCAACGGGTTTGAGGCCTGCGGGCAGTTGCCGGGCCATGATCTTGTTGGGATGACGGAGCCGTGGCGGGatggctgccggggcggggggacgcaggAGGGGGGCAAGGCTGAGGCACTGACGGCCGCCTTTGCCTCCGTCTCTGCCGGCCCGCCCGGCCTTCCGGGGTCCCGGCTCACAGAGgcgggggaaaggctggagcaaggcagaCGGACCCTTGGCGGAAGAGGATCAGGGCCGGGAATCCTTCGGGATACCGGACATCGCCGAGTGCGTGGGCGCAGGTGAGCCCCAAAACCACGCAGGGGTTCCTGCACGGAGCTCGCCCCGGGGGCACTCCCACGggcgggagcgggcagccccCCCGCGCGACCCAGCCCGTGTGCACCCCTCTGTGGGGGGTGCTCACAGCCATCAGTGGGGTCCCATCAGCGAGGGACGTGGCCGAGCAGCTCCGTGGGCTCTCCTTGCAGGAGGGGAGCGCTGCCTGGCGCAGCCACCACCACCTCGCCGAGCTGGAGAGACTCCTCGTGCTGAGCTCCGCAGGGGTCTGAGGCGTGGGACAGCTTCTGGACGCGGCTGCAGCAGATCCCCGCTTTGGCCGCGCGCACTCCCGGTTGGCCCGAGCGGTGAGGCTCGGCCGctctacagccagctctgccagctcctggctccggccGTGGGGAAGCAGGACCCCCTCTGCGCCGCGTACCTGCTGTCCCAGGCCGTCTCCATCACCGCTCGCCATCATCCACAGCAAGAGTCGTATGCCGGCACTAACCTTCGCCGTCGTCGGGCACCCTCCGGGGCCGGTGGAGGGGACGAAGCCGCCGCAGAGGCTGGAACCCCTTCCCCGGCGGTGTGCATTCACCATGGAACCGGGACCACCTCTCCACCGCGGTACATGCTGTCCGAGTCCGTCCCCATCCGCActcgccctgccccacgggatCCGGCTTTACTCCTCacgccagccggctccggctctcCGCGCCTCCCGGCTCCTCGGAGATGCGGGGCTGGCTCGTCGGGCAAGCACCGGGGGACGGCCCTGGAACGCGAGCCGAACCGCCGGGGGAGCCGCCACGCCGACCGCTGAGCTCCCCACTTCGCCGGCCGAGCCGCGGGCCTTGcagccgccggctcccgccgctccgGGTCGAGCCACCGCTCGCTCCCgcagcagggcccggcccggcccccggcacgCCCCGAGAGCGGCGCCTCCGCCCACCGGCGCCGGCGACGCCGACTTGTCCCGGCCGTCGCTGGAGGCAGCGGAAAACAGCTTGGGCGGctcggaggaggcggcggagacGACAGCTCTACCCCGGTcccgccggagccgggtagacTTGGCCGCCCTTTGCGCCGGCCGCTCCGGCAGCCGCATCCCGCGGTCGCCGGGCACCGCCGGTGGCCGTCGCGGGCTCCGccccgggtagacctggcggccgcccgTGCTCCGGAGCCGGCTGGACCGGCCGGCCGCCGCGTCCCGGTTCTCTCggccgggggtgcgggggtcATTTGTTTTTTCCCGTTTCCGACTTTGAAGCGCTTCTGATACAAGGCAGTAAGTTTAAACGTACTATCTCCTGCAAGGGTTACTTTATCTTTATTGGCTCCGgtagaaacaaacaataaaatattaatgaaaaacttttaaaacattattccccagcaccccccgctGCACTCCCGCGTACGCGCACATCTCTGCCCTGAGCCGGGGCTGCTGGGCGCTCGCTggctgttggttttggttgtgcgGTGGGGAGTTTTGGAGGGGgggatggtttttttccccttgccatcattttattttgacttttttaaaaattaaataattatattaaaatatgtatctgcGATGCTGCAGATGCCAACCTCCCCGCGACACACGCATGctcagacacacagacacacacacccccacatgCCCCCCCCCGcgtcctccccctccctccccccctctgCCGCAGGCCTGGACCCGCAGGCCCATTGGGTGTGGACCCCCGACCGCAGACTCTCCACACCCCGGAGCATCGGGGGGTCCGCAGCCGCGTGCCCTGCGCACCCGCTGCCGTAACCGGGCCCCACCCACGGGGAAAGGGCAGCGGATCCCACCACACCAACGGCCCCACGCTGTCATTCAATTAATAACGGTAGTGATTTCGTCGTTATATCTCCATCACTGTATTTAGGGTATGCAGGGAGGTAACCGATGACAAAGAACTAAAAAGAGAATAGGGTCGATTAATAGCTCTTCATAGTTATTCATCTAATCCTCGAATCGCTGAGTCACAGGAGGATTTGGGTTGAAGGGACCTTagagctcctccagcccagccccgccctgggcagggacaccttccactcgagcagggtgctcccagccccggccAGCCCGGCCTCGAGctcttccagggagggggcacccgcagcttctctgggcagcccgtGCCAGTGCCTCACCCCCCTCAGCGCGGggaatttcttcctaatacctAATGTAAATCTACcccctttagtttaaaaccgttaccccttgtcccatcgctacactccctgataaagagtccctccccatctttcctggaGCCCCCTTTATATAccgaaaggccgcaataaggtctccccgcagccttctcttctccaggctgaacaaccccagctctcagcctgtccttctagcagaggtgctccagccctcgcatcatttttgtggcctcctctggacccgctccaacagctccgtgtcctCCTTACCTTGGGGGCCCgcgagctggatgcagtgctccggGAGATGTCACCAGAGCAcggcagaggggcaggatcccttccctcgacctgctggccacgctgcttcgGATGCAGCCTAGGAGACGGTTGGCTTGCTGGGCTGCCAGCCCACGTCGCtggctcacatccagcttttcatccaccagtacccccaagtcctcctccgcagggctgctctcactccattctccacccagcctgtgtCCGTATTTGGGATTGCCCccacccatgtgcaggaccttgcacttggccgtgttgaacttcataagggtcacatgggcccacttctttcTCTacaatataaatttatatataattatttaacaattatacataaaataattaatataatattaataactaataaattaaactaagGTAAATTAATGACTTACTAATTTTTTACTAATAATATTAGTACCAAGGTATCAATCgagtattaattaattaattatgtaattactaaaaaaaaaaataaaccagcaaccCCCACACTCCACCACACAAATCCAACACTCAGTAGGGAGGCCAGGTCTGCCCCGaggccgggggggtgggggaggcagccTGGGCCAGTTTGGGCACTGGCCACACCCAGGGcgattcccccctgccccaacaggctctgctcccccaggctgactgtcacccccctcccccaggccGGGTACCCCCCAGCCTGGCtattccccccctcccgccggctgtgcccccatccctgtgcccccccgcaCTCACCCCCACCACCACGCTGTCGTCGCCCTGG of the Mycteria americana isolate JAX WOST 10 ecotype Jacksonville Zoo and Gardens unplaced genomic scaffold, USCA_MyAme_1.0 Scaffold_35, whole genome shotgun sequence genome contains:
- the LOC142403490 gene encoding dynactin subunit 2-like; amino-acid sequence: MADPKYADLPGIAWNEPDVYETSDVPEDDQAGFEAEELSSTSVEHLIINPNAAYEKFRDKRLGTKGVDFSDSISKTRTTGYESGEYEILGEGLGAKETPQQRYQRLQHEVQELVREVEQIQSMVKESAAEEELTPMALARQVEGLKQQLVSSHLEKLLGPAAAIDFADPDGALAKRLLQQLEVAKCSRAAPGKSPARAPAPTGDAVTFELYWRPEQEQFAQTAKMAELEKRLAQLEATVRCEPDSQNPLLVGLKGTSLVETVQVLQAKVSILDVAVLDQVEARLQSVLGKVNEIAKHKAAVQDADTQSKIHQIYETMQRWDPVASTLPDVVQRLVTLRDLHEQATRFGQVLMHLDTTQQEIAGALKDNTVLLAEVQKTMKENLAVVEDNFADIDARIKRLQK